Proteins co-encoded in one Juglans regia cultivar Chandler chromosome 16, Walnut 2.0, whole genome shotgun sequence genomic window:
- the LOC109007557 gene encoding RNA-binding protein 2-like isoform X2: MADAYWRYGDSRQPPSQSIPQIVGKRSRSDYDIPSGHELPSYFSRDDDRGTLRGIRDTDSIGASYDRYLRSAQVSSYGGGQSARPLGGGLSSHAVDDPRIVGIGSVEQGTTVKDRTLGFGGGRPEVPLPPDASSTLFVEGLPSNCTRREVAHIFRPFVGYKEVRLVSKESRHPGGDPLVLCFVDFVSPAHAATAMDALQALCYNIKPL, encoded by the exons atgGCTGATGCTTATTGGAGGTACGGCGACTCACGGCAGCCGCCGTCGCAGTCGATCCCCCAGATTGTCGGAAAACGCTCCCGCTCCGACTACG ATATCCCTAGTGGTCATGAGCTGCCCAGCTATTTTTCTCGTGATGATGATAGAGGAACGCTTCGCGGAATTAGAGATACTGACTCCATTGGAGCATCCTATGATCGTTACCTTCGCAGTGca CAAGTTTCTTCTTATGGTGGTGGACAATCTGCTAGACCACTTGGTGGGGGATTATCGAGTCATGCTGTTGATGATCCGCGAATTGTGGGTATTGGGAGTGTGGAACAAGGTACTACTGTGAAGGACCGAACCTTGGGATTTGGAGGTGGAAGGCCTGAGGTTCCCCTTCCTCCTGATGCTTCCAGTACACTATTTGTCGAGGGCTTGCCCTCCAACTGTACACGACGGGAAGTGGCTC ATATCTTTCGCCCTTTTGTTGGTTACAAAGAAGTGAGACTTGTAAGCAAGGAATCGAGACAT CCTGGGGGAGATCCACTGGTACTTTGTTTTGTCGATTTTGTAAGTCCAGCCCATGCTGCCACTGCCATGGATGCATTGCAAG CCCTGTGTTACAATATAAAGCCATTGTAA
- the LOC109007557 gene encoding RNA-binding protein 1-like isoform X1, with amino-acid sequence MADAYWRYGDSRQPPSQSIPQIVGKRSRSDYDIPSGHELPSYFSRDDDRGTLRGIRDTDSIGASYDRYLRSAQVSSYGGGQSARPLGGGLSSHAVDDPRIVGIGSVEQGTTVKDRTLGFGGGRPEVPLPPDASSTLFVEGLPSNCTRREVAHIFRPFVGYKEVRLVSKESRHPGGDPLVLCFVDFVSPAHAATAMDALQGYIFDEHDRDSVSLRLQFARYPGARSGGGHRGKR; translated from the exons atgGCTGATGCTTATTGGAGGTACGGCGACTCACGGCAGCCGCCGTCGCAGTCGATCCCCCAGATTGTCGGAAAACGCTCCCGCTCCGACTACG ATATCCCTAGTGGTCATGAGCTGCCCAGCTATTTTTCTCGTGATGATGATAGAGGAACGCTTCGCGGAATTAGAGATACTGACTCCATTGGAGCATCCTATGATCGTTACCTTCGCAGTGca CAAGTTTCTTCTTATGGTGGTGGACAATCTGCTAGACCACTTGGTGGGGGATTATCGAGTCATGCTGTTGATGATCCGCGAATTGTGGGTATTGGGAGTGTGGAACAAGGTACTACTGTGAAGGACCGAACCTTGGGATTTGGAGGTGGAAGGCCTGAGGTTCCCCTTCCTCCTGATGCTTCCAGTACACTATTTGTCGAGGGCTTGCCCTCCAACTGTACACGACGGGAAGTGGCTC ATATCTTTCGCCCTTTTGTTGGTTACAAAGAAGTGAGACTTGTAAGCAAGGAATCGAGACAT CCTGGGGGAGATCCACTGGTACTTTGTTTTGTCGATTTTGTAAGTCCAGCCCATGCTGCCACTGCCATGGATGCATTGCAAG GTTATATCTTTGATGAGCATGACCGTGACTCGGTCAGTTTAAGGTTGCAATTTGCTCGCTATCCTGGTGCGAGGTCAGGTGGCGGGCATCGTGGCAAGCGTTGA
- the LOC109007556 gene encoding uncharacterized protein LOC109007556, which translates to METLPLEICLKIFCFLDYQDLAIAQQVCRKWKFLASDNNLWSNLFRERWGGDSAVFYAPIGSKSWKEVYEVQDRCHRVGLGLKIIREGGDYYLVHQGEIQRYLGSRRQRKGATGCTLNTKRDFNGEGSQEEQSCRGILDKILFFIGDLEVASTDAKRGRVL; encoded by the exons ATGGAGACTTTACCGCTGGAAATCTGCCTTAAGATTTTCTGTTTCTTGGATTACCAGGACCTTGCAATTGCACAACAAG TTTGCAGGAAGTGGAAGTTCTTGGCCTCGGACAACAACCTATGGTCCAACCTATTCAGGGAAAGATGGGGAGGAGATAGTGCTGTGTTCTATGCCCCTATAGGTTCAAAATCATGGAAAGAAGTGTATGAGGTTCAAGATCGTTGTCATCGAGTTGGATT GGGCCTGAAGATAATAAGAGAAGGTGGGGACTACTATCTTGTTCATCAAGGCGAAATTCAACGCTATCTAGGTTCAAGGAGACAAAGGAAAGGGGCAACTGGTTGCACTTTAAACACAAAAAGAGATTTCAATGGTGAAGGATCACAAGAAGAGCAATCCTGTAGAGGGATTTTGGACAAAATACTTTTCTTCATTGGGGATTTGGAAGTTGCCTCGACAGATGCAAAACGTGGCCGAGTGCTATAA
- the LOC109007555 gene encoding molybdate-anion transporter, with amino-acid sequence MEIFYYLVFGGLGAVVAAIELSKNNKDRTNTSPAFNSFKNNYLLVYSLMMAGDWLQGPYVYYLYSQYGFGKGEIGQLFIAGFGSSMLFGTIVGSLADKQGRKRACVTYCITYILSCITKHSPHYKVLMLGRVLGGIATSLLFSAFESWLVAEHNKRGFEQQWLSITFSKAIFLGNGLVAIVAGLFGNVLVDSLSLGPVAPFDAASCFLAIGMAIILSSWTENYGDPSENKDLLTQFRGAAVAIASDEKIALLGAIQSLFEGSMYTFVFLWTPALSPNEEEIPHGFIFATFMLASMLGSSLASRLMARSSLRVESYMQIVFAVSAASLLLPILTTFLVAPSQAKGGSISFSGCVQLLGFCAFEACVGIFWPSIMKMRSQYIPEEARSTIMNFFRIPLNIFVCIVLYNVNAFPITIMFGMCSIFLFVACILQKRLLVIAEKPKTEDWTTLKERDTEAEPLNI; translated from the exons atggagatttTCTACTATTTGGTGTTTGGGGGATTGGGAGCTGTGGTGGCAGCAATAGAGCTGAGCAAAAACAACAAGGACCGAACCAACACCTCGCCTGCTTTCAATTCTTTCAAGAACAATTACCTTCTTGTTTACTCTCTCATGATGG CCGGGGATTGGTTGCAGGGTCCTTATGTCTACTATCTCTATAGTCAGTATGGTTTTGGGAAAGGGGAGATTGGACAGCTTTTTATTGCTGGGTTTGGGTCCTCAATGTTGTTTGGGACAATTGTTGGATCTCTGGCTGACAAACA GGGTCGAAAGAGAGCATGTGTGACATACTGCATAACATACATACTGAGCTGCATCACCAAGCATTCTCCTCATTACAAGGTTTTGATGTTGGGCCGTGTTTTGGGAGGTATCGCCACTTCTCTTCTATTCTCAGCTTTTGAGTCATGGCTTGTAGCAGAACACAACAAG AGGGGCTTTGAACAACAATGGTTGTCCATCACATTCTCAAAGGCAATATTTCTTGGAAATGGTCTGGTTGCCATTGTTGCTGGGTTGTTTGGTAATGTACTTGTTGATTCCTTGTCTCTTGGTCCTGTGGCACCCTTCGACGCTGCTTCGTGCTTTCTTGCCATTGGTATGGCCATCATTTTATCATCCTGGACAGAGAACTATGGTGATCCTTCTGAGAACAAAGACTTGCTTACTCAATTCAGGGGTGCTGCTGTAGCCATTGCTTCTG ATGAGAAAATCGCATTGCTTGGCGCAATACAGTCACTGTTTGAAGGTTCGATGTACACCTTTGTGTTTCTCTGGACTCCTGCTTTGAGCCCTAATGAAGAGGAAATCCCTCATGGTTTCATCTTTGCAACATTTATGTTGGCTTCAATGTTGGGAAGCTCCCTCGCATCTCGGTTGATGGCTAGATCATCACTCAGAGTAGAGAGCTACATGCAGATTGTTTTTGCAGTCTCTGCCGCCTCTCTCCTGCTTCCTATTCTGACAACT TTCCTGGTTGCTCCTTCCCAGGCGAAAGGCGGAAGCATCTCATTTTCGGGCTGTGTTCAACTTCTTGGCTTCTGTGCTTTTGAGGCTTGTGTAGGGATATTCTGGCCATCCATCATGAAAATGAGGTCCCAGTACATTCCTGAGGAGGCCAGGAGCACCATCATGAACTTCTTCCGCATTCCTCTCAATATTTTTGTGTGCATTGTGCTGTACAAT GTTAATGCATTCCCCATCACAATTATGTTCGGCATGTGCTCAATCTTCCTCTTTGTGGCATGTATCTTGCAGAAGCGGCTCCTGGTGATTGCCGAGAAGCCAA AGACAGAAGATTGGACAACATTGAAGGAAAGGGATACTGAGGCAGAGCCATTAAACATCTGA